The following coding sequences are from one Gemmobacter sp. window:
- a CDS encoding type II toxin-antitoxin system RelE/ParE family toxin codes for MSWRIEFAAQAEQDFALILDHLVESYVAFGETRAEAETRAAQRIDAILEDTYRIATAPHRGSRHDDLLPRLRQLTLSKATFWFIADETSGLIRILAVFFGAQDQQRRMLIRLLERRHDR; via the coding sequence ATGAGTTGGCGCATTGAGTTCGCTGCGCAAGCAGAACAGGATTTTGCGCTGATCTTAGACCATCTGGTCGAAAGCTATGTTGCGTTTGGCGAGACCCGAGCCGAAGCAGAGACGCGTGCCGCTCAGAGAATTGATGCAATCCTCGAGGATACGTATCGAATTGCGACGGCTCCGCATCGCGGCAGCCGACATGACGACTTGCTCCCCAGGCTGCGGCAGCTGACGCTTAGCAAGGCGACATTCTGGTTCATCGCCGATGAGACCAGTGGCCTGATCAGGATCCTTGCGGTGTTCTTCGGTGCTCAGGATCAGCAGCGGCGCATGCTGATACGCCTGCTGGAGCGGCGCCACGACCGATGA